From a single Ischnura elegans chromosome 7, ioIscEleg1.1, whole genome shotgun sequence genomic region:
- the LOC124162397 gene encoding uncharacterized protein LOC124162397, translating to MSFLIPWLLLTVLASCCVSSMANTDFIRLDMSPVRGPTPPHTKKYPIRAPPPAIPPEQKPDIFCTDGRSPDDFFCDMRRFYGSKQWKERSAPDVYDFDLDYPDPKRKGVSCTASFKKSNASAGSVLSLPFVSFSCSGGSGQDTAMPTLSMTSVKDVRVSVRRPDDIDFKCEFTFRKSGSTARSGRANGSGVVRFQYVTHYCLSPVVIDRQTTASSVPCEDNGRRCRPGK from the coding sequence ATGTCGTTCCTGATCCCATGGTTACTGTTAACAGTACTGGCGTCATGCTGCGTAAGTTCAATGGCCAACACGGACTTCATCCGTCTAGACATGAGCCCAGTCCGGGGTCCGACGCCTCCTCACACGAAGAAGTACCCAATCCGGGCACCACCTCCAGCAATTCCGCCTGAGCAGAAACCGGACATTTTCTGCACAGACGGACGGTCGCCAGACGACTTCTTCTGCGACATGAGGCGTTTCTATGGCAGCAAACAATGGAAGGAGAGGTCCGCCCCTGACGTGTACGATTTCGACCTGGACTATCCGGATCCGAAGAGGAAGGGTGTTTCCTGTACGGCCAGTTTCAAGAAATCGAACGCTTCGGCCGGGTCGGTGCTCAGTCTACCATTCGTCAGTTTCAGCTGCAGCGGAGGGTCCGGGCAAGATACTGCGATGCCCACGTTGAGCATGACCTCGGTGAAGGACGTGCGGGTGTCAGTGAGAAGGCCGGACGATATCGACTTCAAGTGTGAATTTACGTTCCGGAAATCTGGATCCACGGCCCGTTCCGGTCGGGCTAACGGATCCGGCGTGGTCAGGTTTCAATACGTGACGCATTACTGTCTTTCACCAGTGGTCATCGACAGGCAAACCACCGCTTCTTCAGTTCCCTGCGAGGACAACGGACGCAGGTGTCGCCCGGGGAAGTAA